GGCCGTTGAGGCGCACCTGGACGCCTCGGCGCGACTCGATGACGCCAATCAGGCGGTGGACCGTGCACGGGCCTTTGTGGCTGCCCGTCAGGCCGAAGTCGATGCGCTGCAGGTCGAGCACGATCGCGAGGTGCAGGCATCCGGCGAAACGCTCGCTGCGATCCTGAAGGCCGGCGGCATCACGGCAAGCGCCGGTCATGCGGTTGACCGCAGCGCGCTGACTAACGCGGAGATCCGTCGCAATACCGCACGGGTGGCGCTGGAGCATCTGGCGGCAGAGCAAACGGCGGCCGGATCGGCTCACACGTCCGCAGAAAGCTTTGTCAGGCTCGCCGTGATGGCAGTCAAGCGAGCAAACGTCGCGGAAATGGTTAAGCGCCTAGACGAAGTCAAAGCCCAATTTACGGCTTTGGCGACAGCGATTGACGCCGCACGGTTTAGCGACGTGCCGGTGACGCCTGAAGCGGAGCTTGCGATGCGCATTGAGATTCCCGCGGTAGACGAGGCTGCCCGGGGATGGCATCGCTATAGCGCCGCCCTCCGTGACGACCCCGAAGCAGTGTGGGAGGACTTCGCATGAAAGCCCGAACCATGAAGCGATTCACGTGTGACGCCCTGATCCGGCTCGCGGTCCAAAAGCGAAAACAGGCCGATGTAAAGCCGGAAGCGCTCACTACTGATGCGGTACTCACCGAGGACCGCGTTGACCTGAACGAGATCCATCGCCGTTTCTGGGCAAAGCTGGCCGGCAAGGAATAAGCAGTGTCCAGGCGGATTAGTCGGCGAGTGCCGCCCTCCGCAAAACCCCGACAGCCGGCGGGCGAACCTCATGGCGCCGCGGCCGGCACCCTTATTTTGGAGAAGTTATGGACGAACGATTGTGGTGTGTGTGGGTGGACGGCGTAGTGCAGGGCATCTACCCGCGAGGGATGGCGTGGGACTTTGCAGAAAAGGCACGCCAGCAACAGCCTGAGTCGAGCGTCGCCATGGTTAGGTGCGATTCGACATTGCAGCCTGTCCCGGGCTGGATATTGAAGTCCGAGGGGGACTAACCGTGGCAAACCAATTCGGCCGCAAGGCTTCACTCATTGTCAGTTCCGGTACAACCGGACTCGAATTGTCGGAGTTACGCTTCGCCTTCAAAACGGAGAATTCAGAAGCGCAGACACCGAACATTATGCGTGCGCGCATTTACAACCTGAAGAAAGAAACCGCAGCGAAGATAGGCGGCGAGTTCAATATGATCACGCTTCAAGCGGGGTACGAAAACGGCAACTTCGGGATCATATTTCAAGGCACGATTAAACAGACTGCAACTGGCCGTGAGCGCAATGTCGATTCCTATGTTGACGTCTGGGCCGCTGACGGGGATGACTGGTACAACTTCGCGGTAATTAGCCTAGCACTGAAAGCCGGGCAGACGCCGGCGCAGATTATCACGGCGATCCAAAGCTCTCCGTCCGTCAACGGAGTTCCTGTCGTGAATTTCGCCGGCGATGCGACGGAACTCATCGCCGGGGCCGCTGCCGGGACGCAACAGGCGCTATCGCGTGGCAAAACGATGTTCGGAATGAGCCGCGAGTACGCCCGTGACTGGGCGAGCAAGTACGGCTATAGCTGGTCACTACAGAACGGTCAGTTTGTCGTAGTACCAATCACCGGATATCGGCCTGGTGAGGCCGTTGTGCTGTCGTCCACCACGGGGCTCATCGGAATCCCTGAGGCCACGGCTGATGGCGTCAAGGTTAGAGCGTTGCTTAACCCATTAATCCGCATTGGCTGCCTGGTGCAGATCGCTCAAGGCGATATCAATCACATCACAATGCAGCAGCAGGGCCTGAGCTATAACCCGTCGACGCCCGCCGTAGCTGGGTTGGCGACTGCGCAGGGTTTCTATCGGGTGATGACAGCAGAGTTCGAAGGCGATACACGGGGAAATGCCTGGTACGTCGATCTCATCTGCCTTGCCGTCGATATATCGGCGCCGGATCAGAACAACTCCGTATCGGCAACGGGCCTGACGCAGGGACCGGTAGAGCAGCGTCAGCCCGACGGAACTTGGAAGGCGGTCACTTGAGCGGAGCGTCTGTCCGCATCGAAGCGCGGCGGCGCTTGGCTTGCGCGCGGTCCTGAACAGGAACCCGCCATCCTTCCCACCATTGATAACCCTGTTATTTGCAGGAGAGAAACAGATGAGTAAAGAAAAGCATTCCACGCCGGTGACTTCCGACGCAAAGACGGAGTTGGACGCAGTTCCTAGCGCTAACCTTGCGCGTGCATCCGTTAGGCCGTCAGTTAATAGCGCGATCACGCGGACGCATTTTGTTCATGAATCACAGTCCAAGGTGAATTTTGGCGATCATCATGCAGAGGTTGCCAAGCAATGCGCAGACGTTGTAAATGGCGAGATGCGTCACGTTGAAGCCATGCTGATGGCGCAGGCGCTATCACTCGATGCAATTTTCAACGACTACGCGCAAAAGGCCACGACCAGATCGACCGTTCCCCATGTGGAGGCGTACATGCGGATGGCTATGAAGGCTCAGGCCCAATGCGCTATGAGTTTGCGGGTCCTGGGTGAGATCAAGTCTCCCAAACAGGTCGCGTTTGTGAAACAGCAAAATGTTGCGCATGGTCACCAGCAGGTAAATAACGGCATGCCTGGGCCATCGGCGCCGGCCGTTCACACGCAGGAGAATCCAGAAAATGCAGTTGTGACAAACGAACTATTAACCGACGACACAGAGGCGCAACATGCCGCGACGCTGGACACCGGAACAACGAGCAGCGCAAGCCGAGAAAATCAAGCATTGGAAACCGTGGGAGCGATCGACCGGCCCGAAGACGCCTGAAGGCAAAGCAGCTGCGGCTCAGAACGCGTTGGTGCACGGTCTCCGCGCTAAACCTTTCCTCGATCGTCGTAGGCGGTTCAATGACATGATCCGCGAGGTTCGCGCGCTGGTGAAGCGGCACCGAGGGATCTACTAGCTGCGCACTTACTGCCCACCAGTCGCGCTGGAATCGGATTCCACGCTATCTTATCCAAGCACTTGTTTCCGCAGCGACTGTTTCCACTGGTGTTTCCACAGTTTGAGGGGGTGCGGTTTGAAATCGCACCCTTGCTCTCAAATTTGAGCCAACGAAATCAACGACTTAGCAATGGTAGCTTTTCTCGCGCGACCCTTTTCAACTTAGGATTATGATGAGCGCTCCACAATAAACGAAAAGAGGGCCACTCACATGAATACTGAAGAGTTGAGAATTATGTTGGAGCGCGGTATTGCAATCGAGGCGGCCGTTGCTGCCATGTCGTCTTCGATTTGTGCACCTAATAAGTCGAACCCGTATGCTGCACCGGGGCTTGTTTATGAGCCGGTTGAAAATGGCATGGGGTTTAAGGTCCGCCTGCACGGATTGGCGATTGTGCCGAAATATGAGCAAGTGAAAGATGGCGAGGGTCAATTTCCCGCCCTCTTCGGGAGGATAACGCTTTGTTTTGCTGACGACGAAGGGTACCCCGGAAAGCCGTTACTCAAGATCCTGATCAATCCGCGAGGCCACTTTTCGCTTGATGGCACCAAAAACTTCGACTATGGAATAGGCGAGGATGTGCTTGACCATGCCCGGCTCCGGCTGTCTCTTACCATTGCCGAAGCCGTGCAAGCAGAGATACCGATCCTTTAACGAGGTAGATCAACTGCTAGCGATCCACCATGGCCGGCAAAGTGACGCCGCTGAACCGCCGGCCGTTCGGTAGCCTTCCAGATACCACTGAGACATAGTTGCCCGGTTCGAGAGCCATGGGTGTGCCCACGGGAACGAGCACGCATCCGTAGTCGGAAAGCCGCGGCTCTTTCGACTCGTCGTAACCTTTGATCAACGCGTCCTGCCTGCGAAGATCCGGCGGCAGATGCGCTTGCATGTGCCTCGCCACGTTAATGCGCCCGTAAATGTAATTGGTCAGATCGAGCGAGCTGCAGACGATGGCTCCATCGATCGAGCCGTCCATCAATTCCATTCCCTTCGCTGTCGGCTGCACTACTGGCGCTCTCTTTCGGAAGGTCACTTGGCCAGGCTGCGGAGCTGGCGTGATGGATATAGGCGCTACATCTGTTTGCGAAACTTTCGCGGGTACCGCTTCTATGTAGTTTCCGTCAGCAGCAATCGACTCGCGTGGCCAATGCAATTCGTTCGCGCATCCAGAAAGCAGAAGCGTCACGGCAAATATCAGTGTTTTCATTTTTGTTTTGGGTTTCACGAGCAATAGTGCAACGTTGCACTTTTGCTCAGCAGTCAGGCAAGAGATATTTTTATAGGCGGATCATCCTTCCGCCTCATCTCCAAGCCAGTAAACCGTCTCCGCAAAACATCCGAGACGCACCCGCCATACACCCCGCCAAACTAAGGATCTTATTCCGCTAGGAACGCAGCAATAAGCTCCTTTATCATTTATTAGGACAAGAAAACAAAATCGTATGCAGGCTGAGTCACACATCAACTTCGCAGCACGCAGCGCACAAGCATCGCTCAGCCCGCGCCCCGTTGCTGCTGAGACTGCATATGACAAGCGCACTTTCGAGCGCGGGCGTGGCGCCAGAGGTCGAACACTTTGACCGGCTGCCCGACGCGGCTCACGTAGACGTGGGAGTGGTAGCGGCCATCTACGGCATCTCCGTTGCCACTGTTAAACGCCGCGTCAAAGACGGCAAGCTACCGGCGCCGCACGAGATCTGCGGCATGAAACGCTTCAAGGTCGGTGACCTGCGCGCCCACGTCCAGGGGGATCGCGCATGCCCATAATCGGCGAACAGCTTAAGCAGTTCCCATCGGCCGCGCCGACGCAAGACGCGGATTTGCTTTACACCTCACAAAGTGGGTCGGAAGCCGCGACTCCCGCCTCGCAGCTTGCTGCCTATGTCAACGCGAAGGTCAATCCGGGCAATCTCCCATCCAGAAATACGCTTACCGGATCTGAAAAGCTGGCGATTCTGCAAGCTGGTGCGTTGGTCGAAGCGACGGTCAACGATCTGACCATCACTAACGCCACCCGCGAGACCTTTACGGTCGGATCTGGCTTCGCATCGGGCGCGTCATCAATCACGCTCGCGGGTACCTACGGGTCAGTCAACAATATCCTCGTGTTGTTCGACAACACGATCCAGACCGATTGTGCGCTCGTTGGCCAAGTTCTCTCTTTTAATCCCACGGTTCCTGCCGGTGTGCAGCAGATCGTCGTAATCGGTGGCCAGTCGCGCACGATTGGCGCGCCTAGCGCTGGAACAGTGACGGCGCCCACGATCGCGCCTGGAGCCGTTACCGCACCCGCCATCGGGCCGTCGGCAGTCACTGCTCCCGCGCTCGCGGCTTCCGCAGTAGTCGATGCGTCCGTTGCTGCCGGCACGAAGCTCTATAACCGCATCATCAACGAGATCAACGTCTGCGATCCGCCTTTTAATGCAGATCCCACGGGTGTTGCGGATTCATCGGCCGCCTTTCAAGCCGCGATTAATCTCATTGAGGCATCGGGCAAAGCGGGCGTGATTTACGTCCCGCGCGGGTACTACACCGTCTCCACTCAACTGGCGATGGATAGATCCACCATATCGACGAACGGCACCGTCAGCTTCCGCGGCGCTGGCTCCGATGCTACGCGCATCACCTATACCGGAACCGGCAACACAGCGCTCTTTTATGTCTCGGGCAACTCTGGCGCTGGCGGTCCGACCACGTACATGAAATTTTCCGGGATGACCCTTTTGGGGACCGGGCAAGTCGGTACGGCGCCGTTCCTGACGCTCTTGTGCTCGTTCTTCCACTATGAGGATCTGCACATCGAGGGTTTTGACTACTGCTTCTACGGGCAGGACATCGACCATACGCTGTTCCAGATGGTTACCTGGCGGTTCAACCTTCGCGGCTTCTTCGCGCAGCAGAACCCGACTCCGACCGCAAACAGCACGTGCCCGAACCAGTTGACCTTTGTTCAGTGTCAGTGGGGGGTGAACTCGGCCTATGCGGTTGACCTCGTCATGGGCGCCGGAAATGTCTTTATCGGATGCCAGTTCGAGGAAAACGGCGTGGCCGGGCCGGCCGGCTTCGGTGTGCAGCTAACTAACTCGTCGTATCAAGGTGGACCGGCCGCGGCCTTCTATGGCTGCTACTTCGAATCGACCAACGGCATCGCCGACGTTATCCTCGTCAATATCGCGACAAACCTCACCCCACCGATCACTGATGCGACGTATGTCTTTAGCGGCACGTCGTTCAATCGCGCCAACCCAGCCAGTTTTGCGACAAACAGCATACTCACCAACTTCGGCCCGCAGAGCGTCGTGGGTCAGCAGATACTCATTCTGACCGGCTGCACGTTCAAGGACTACAACGCCTACGTTCCGAGCGGCACGCGTCCGTACATCAACTTTAGCGGCACGCAGACACAGAATAAGAACAACTTCATATCGTCAGGGTGCGTCTACCAAAATGCGCTCGAAGCTCCGACGGCAGTTCAAAACTCGAACAAGTGCTACGTCGAGATCGGAAAGCTTGCGAATCAATCCATCCCGAACGCGACGCCAACGGCCTGGTTGATAGACACGATCGCAACCGGATTTTCTTGGGCGACGTCGATCTCCAGCAATGCGATCACCATCCCAGAGCCTGGCTGCTACAGCATCTCAACCAATCTGGTATTCACTGGCGCCGTGAGCGGGGTAAGCAGCCTTTCCATCCTCAAGAACGGCATTGCCATCGGTTACGGAGAAGCGACCGGCAGCGGAATCGTTGCAGCGCATTGCATGAAAACCATGTCGGCCGGCGACGTCATTACCGTCTCGGTCACTCAATCGTCGGGCTCGGCCGCAACGGTAGCGGGAAGCGCCAGCGCGAACTCTTACATCGTCCTCACCAAAATGATTGACGGCTAATGATGAAATCCATGAAAAAACTACTTCTCGTCTTGGCCGCGGCGCCCCTGTCGCTGTCGGCTTTTGCGACAACATACACTCCGCTTTCGGTGCTGAGTCCGTTCGGCTCTCTCGCGGGGCAAGTGATTGCATCCACGGGCCCAACCACCGCGCCAGCATGGACGACGGTTACGCTTTCCGGCCTGGGTGGTCTCGCAAAGGCGAACAACCTGTCAGACGTGACAAGCACCGCAACAGCGCTCTCCAATTTGGGCGGGCTGAGCACGACCACAGCTGCGTCCACCTATGCCACGATCACCAACCTGGCGCTGAAGGCTGCGCTCGCGGGAAGCACGTCTCAGGCTTTCAGTGTTGCGAACGCCACGGCGGGCACGCAGGCGGAGGCGCTCGGCCAGTCACTCACCAGCGGAACGGTTCAAACGGAGACGGGCAGCCGCGCGCTGTCAACGACCTACACGAACTCGACCGCGCACCCGATATTCGTCTATGCGACTGTTATTACGTCGTCCGCTGTCGCTACCACTCTGCAGGCGACCGTCTCTGGAATTGTGATCGGACTTTCGAACACGTCAGCGGCCCAGGCAAGTATCGCGGTGGCAATCGGCTTTATCGTGCCAGCGGGCGCCACTTATGGGGTGGCACTAAACGCCGGTGCGGCGACGTTGAATAACTGGTCCGAAGTGCGGTAACGCCTACATGATGAACCAAACCATTCCTGAGGCCGACGACCTTGCGCCGGCGATCGCTTTCGAGAGGATCGTTGCCGCTTGCCTGGAGCTGGAGTGGCAGATTATGCCGCGGGTGTACCAGCGGAGTGTGAAGGCGGTACGCGAGCCGGCCGAGGAGAAATCGGATTAGATGGGGGGACGAGGGCGGGTAGAGTGGTCAGGCGTGCCGCTCTGCCTTGCTGATACGCAGGGAGTGGCGGAGACAGGCTCCGCCGATTTCACTACAAAGCGAGGCGCGCCACCTCAGCCTGTGACCATTGATATAGCGCGTTATCGAAGTCGCTTAGAACGAGTGGCCACTCACCCGACGTCGTATGCACGGAACCGCAGGCACGCTCATCGCCGCCTTTCACGGCAACATATAAGCCTTGTCCATCAATGCGGAAGGTAATTGGGATCTCGACCAGCAATGATTCGTAGTTTCCTATGGGGAACTGGACCATCACCGAAAAAGCGATTTGATTGGTGCCTTGATCGGCCTCGAACACCCTTTGTTCCCGGAAGGAATTCTCAGTATGAATCCCTACCTGAAGCAGTCTGTCTTCAACGTCAAGGTGCTTTAGCAGTGAGATCTTAAACAGCGGAACCAGTGCGTTGAGGGTGCTCAGCGCATTGCGGTGCTCCGCTACTGCTTTTGTAAGACGCTCGCTTATTGTGCGGTACATGCTCATTTTTAGCCTTGTCTCGTAGGGTGGAGCGCAGTACAAGCCTAGCACAAGCGAAAAAAATCCCGCCGTCTAACGGGCGGGTCGGGCGTCGACGCTGAGAGGGCCATCGCCTAAGGACGTCGATATTTTATCGAAGCGCACTCTGCAGCGTGACAACGAAGGCTGCAACATCATCTGCATTTCATGAAACGATCGGCCGCCGGCTGGCGCTCAAACCTTCTTCCGCCTCTTTTCCCGCTCGTCCAGCGCTTTGACGACCTTCTCCGCGAACAGATCGAGGGTGTACTGATCGATTGACGCACTGCCTGAAAAACTTTCCTGTAGGCGCGACACGACCTCGGCATTTAGCGACCGATTGTTTGCGATAGCTGCATCCGCGAGCATTTCCTTCAGCTCGTGCGGAAGCCGCAGTTTCATTTGAGGATCTTCACGTGTCATGGCACGAATAATGATGGATCACGGTGGTGTTGACAATGGGACCACGGTGGTCTATCTTGTACGAAACGGACCACGGTGGTCCATAAGGAGGTGTCGATGAGTACGGCTGCACAGTTTCCTCAGATGAAGCTTCGATTGCCGGCAGCGCTGAAAGACTGGTTGACCGCCCAGGCGGACATGAATCGTCGAAGCGTCAATGCCGAAGTGGTGTTTCGCCTGCAGAACACCTTGATGACAGGCGCCGACCCGCGCGCCCAAATAGAAAACGCCCCGCTGGCTGCAACCGGCGAGGCGTTGTGAGTGAAAATCCCCTCTAGAAAGGAGCATTCATCATGATGGACCGTAACACGACGGGTTTGACTGGTGTACAACAGGTAACAAAAATGACACTTCGTTCACACGCGATGGCGGATAGCGACCGGCTCGCTGAAATCACGCGTGCGGTGTGCGCATCACCAGCCGTGCGGAAGGAGGTAGCACGCGGCGATCGAAACACTCGTAAGGCGGCGACGCCGAAGCATGTTACGGGTCACCGCAGCGATCAGGATCGGCCGGCGATTGCTTGCCATTTGGTGTTCATCGCGCCATTCAGCTTTGGCCTTACGATTGACGGAAGGGCAACACGACAACGGTTCGATAAGACGCTCCCTGACGCACTTCGAGGTCTCGCTGAGGACTGCAAGCGTGCGCGCCAATTGTTGGCCGAGCATCCAGGCGAATCAGGCGACCATCGTCCTAATGCAAGCCTCATTGGTGATGATGAGCATTTCTATTGCGGCCGCATCAACCTCCCCCCGACAATGACCGACGAAGCCCTCGCTGAGTTAATGCCGGAAATCGAAGCCAAGGCGCGCGATCTCTTCGACCGGGCGTCGCGCCGCACCCGCCGTGCAATCGCCAACAAGGAGGTCTGCCATGCATAACGACGCCCGTAACTTCGCTGAAATGGATCGTCAATCGATGCTCCCCGCTGTGTTTGTCAGCCGCGTGGTTCACGCCAACATGGCTCCCCGGCATAAGCAGGGGCATTTCGTGCTGTTCGAAAAACATGAGCCTGTGCACTTGGGGGGCGATATCTTCGTAGTCTTAATCGATGGCACGTCCATCATATGGAGGCTCGATGGCATTAGCGACACCGAGTTGACGGTGCACAGCTATGCGCCTGAGATGACCGAGACCGTTCCGCGTCGACTTATTAAGGAGATTTACCCGGTCATGTGGTCTGTGAAGGGCATCGAAGGAGCGGACCTCGGAACCGACCTGTGACGCGCGGCACTGGGGCGGAGAAAACTCGAACATGACGCGATGCTTTTTCGGCGGTCGTTGGTGGAAGAGGTCATTTAATGTATGAGCGACCGCTCAAACCGCGCCAAGACGGCTAAATCAAAGCGTGATGGCCCCGGCGGGGCCGTCATGCTTATTCCTCATGTGGTTCTCTTCAGCGACGCTTTCCTGTCCCTCTCGGGCAACGGCGTGAAGCTACTCGTCGACATTACGCAGCAATACAACACTCGGAACAACGGAGCACTTCTTTGTTCATGGCGGTACATGAACGAAAAGCGCGGCTGGCGTTCGCCGGAAACGTTGAACCGGGCTCGTCTGGAGCTGATGGAAAGGGATCTGATTTTCCAGACTGTTCAAGGGCGTATGCCGAACAAGGCGAGCTGGTATGCGATCACGTGGGCAGCGCTCGACAAGTTGGACGGGCTAGACGTGTCTCCAGCCGTCTTCCCGCGCGGCGCCTATGCGCGCTGGAAGCCATCCACCAAGCCCGATCAAAAAACAGAGTCTACTGTACGGAAACCGTATATGGTAGCCGCCTGATAGATACGAAAACCGTACATGGGGCTTCTCTCATATGTACGGTTCCCGTATCTATCTGTGGCATTCGAGAGCCATGCCTAAGTACGGTTTTCGTACACCTTCTAGTATTGCCACTCCATACCGATTTAAGCACCGCCCATCCGAACGACCTTGGCGCGAATGCGCCGAATGATGCTCTTGTCGGCCGCAGCAAAGACCTCGCACTGGTGAGGGGTGCTCTCGCCCAGCAGATGCCGCCTCAATCCCTCAGGAAAGGCGAAACCACGCGTGTTGCCGGGGCCATTTGTGCTTCCTCGGCAAAGCGGACAAAGAGCACGCTCCCCATGTCCATAAGCTCCCATCTGCAACGCTGGCCGCGGGTCAGCAGCATTTAGCACTCGATCGAGTGCCTGACGTCTCCATGCCACTAGGTCTTGATGATCCTCCAGCCCCTCATGACCATCCAGTAAGCCCTGGACGTCCATTAGTTCGATGATCGCGTAGCGCGACATCGCCAGATCGCTTTCTAGCGAACGGTTATCTAACGCAAGCCTCTTGTTTTCGGTCTCAAGCCTAGCCAGTTCACGTTCCAGCTTGAGGAAGTCGGCGAGTTTAAGTTCGCGAGGTTTTCGGACGGTCCGAGTCACGGCCATGGCGCACCTGGGCACGAATAATGGGCGCTCAGATTAGCTCAAAACTGGCGACGGTTGATGCTGGAAATCACACATAGGTCCGGTTACCGTTTTGGTAGCCGTTCCTGATCTAGTAACCCCCCTTATATCCCCCCTTCGAAGGCCCATCGATGCCCCTTGGTTGTCAAATCAACAACCCCAGTTGTCAAAACGACAACCGTTGCCGAATCAGTAACCCATGGCTTACCCATAGGTTACCCGTGGGATAACGGTGAGTTCACGGTGAGTTCACGCGTCACGCTGCGTCACTGACGCGTCACCGTTACGTGTAACGCTACGTGCGTTGCAGTGCGTTGCATTTCGTTGCGACAGACTCTGTCGGCGCTCTGTCACAGAACGCCCACCGACGGTGGAAGGTGCCATTTCTAATTCTGCGTCGGCGCAGTTTTGCGCTCAGTGGCATAACAACCCCCAACGGGGGAAGACGTCTCCCCAAAGTCGGGGCGGCCGGGATTCTAATTACGGAGATTTCCCCAAATCGGGGGAAAAGGTTTGGGGAGGGTGTCGTTGCCCAGAACGAGGCTGGGCAAACGCCAGATCTGGCGGCAGATCTAACTACCGGAAATCCGGCAGTTCGGCCGATCCTTCAAGGAGGGCTCAAGGAGTCGTCATGGAATCCTTGAAGCAATGCTTGGAGCATCGAGCTAAGTCAGATTTGAAATCCCGATCGGCGTTTGAAACGCTGTTGGAGTTTTACGACTTGATCGCAGAAGTCGCGTTTCAAATTGCACTTGCTTAGCAGATGCCGAGCACTGGCAAGGCACATGCGAGCATGGTGCTAGAACCGGGAATTCCCGCTAATCAACTCGGCAGGCTCAAAGCCGGCACGGTCCCCCGACTGGGTGACCTCGGAGACGCATCGGTAGACGGTGATGCGTCTACACCGATGCCTACCGGATGCCTACCTTTGGTGAAGGCAAGAGTGCCGTTTTTGGGAGGCTTTGGCGATGGAACAGTGCCGTTTTCGGTACTGTTCGCGGAGCGCAGTTTTGCGCCTGAACAACACTTTTCTGATTGGCGGGATGTTTGGCGGGTAGAGATCGAAAGTTTGCTGTGAGCCTTTTAGAGTAAGGCTTCGTGGCGGAAGCGGTGAGATTCGAACTCACGGACGAGTCACCCCGTCGCTAGTTTTCAAGACTAGTGCCTTAAACCGCTCGGCCACGCTTCCACGTTTCATACACAGCAACTACGAGAAAAGTGCGCTCAAACCGCGTCGCACCTTCCGGCAAGGCGCGTATTGTAGCGCAACTTTCGCTGGAGTCCATCAAGCAAAACCGCCTCACCCTTCCAGCGACCGGGTTGCACGCAAACCCGGAAACAATCGCATCCATAGCAACGCAACCACGATGGTCCCCACGCCGCCAATCAGCACCGCCGGTACCGCGCCGAACAGTCCCGCCGTCATCCCAGACTCGAACTCGCCCAACTGATTCGATGTCCCGATAAACAGCGAATTGATGGCGCCCACTCGTCCTCGCATATCGTCGGGCGTTTGAAGCTGCACGAGCGACATGCGCACGACGACGCTGATCACATCGGAGGCGCCTAGCGCGGCCAGCGCGATCAGCGAAACATATAAATTCCGCGATAACCCGAACACAATTGTCGCAATGCCAAACGCGATCACGCCGCCGAACAACGCTGTCCCGGCGCGCTGTCGCAGAGGAAAATGCGCGAGATATATCGATCCGGTCAGCGCGCCGACCGCAGGCGCCGCGCGCAGGACGCCAAGCGCCCACGGGCCGGCGTGCAAGATATCGCGGGCAAAAACGGGCAGCAATGCCGTTGCGCCGCCGAGCAATACCGCGAACAGATCCAGCGATAACGCCCCCAGGATCACCGGCTTGCGTCGAATGAAGGCGATGCCGGAGAAGAGCGACTCGAACGTCAGCGGCGTACGCATGCGCACCACTTGTTCGATCTTTATCGATGACAACGCCACGGCCGCCCCAATGAACGCGACTGCTACCGCACCGTACACCGTAAGCGCCCCGAGGCCGTAGAGCAGACCGCCCATTGCCGGGCCGAGGATCTGTGCGGTCTGGTTAGCCGACGTCGACCACGCGGTCGCATATTGCAATTGGGCGCGCGGAATCAGATTAGGCAAGAGTGCAGCCATCGATGGCGACTCGAACGCGCGTGCCGACCCGGCAACAGCTGCGATCAGATAGATCAACCCCTGGCTGGTCACCCCGCGCCACGTCGCGATGCATAGCGTCAACGCGGCCACGCCCTGAATTGCCTGACAGACGAACGCGATCGTGCGCC
This window of the Caballeronia sp. SBC1 genome carries:
- a CDS encoding AlpA family transcriptional regulator, whose protein sequence is MTSALSSAGVAPEVEHFDRLPDAAHVDVGVVAAIYGISVATVKRRVKDGKLPAPHEICGMKRFKVGDLRAHVQGDRACP
- a CDS encoding glycosyl hydrolase family 28-related protein, with product MVEATVNDLTITNATRETFTVGSGFASGASSITLAGTYGSVNNILVLFDNTIQTDCALVGQVLSFNPTVPAGVQQIVVIGGQSRTIGAPSAGTVTAPTIAPGAVTAPAIGPSAVTAPALAASAVVDASVAAGTKLYNRIINEINVCDPPFNADPTGVADSSAAFQAAINLIEASGKAGVIYVPRGYYTVSTQLAMDRSTISTNGTVSFRGAGSDATRITYTGTGNTALFYVSGNSGAGGPTTYMKFSGMTLLGTGQVGTAPFLTLLCSFFHYEDLHIEGFDYCFYGQDIDHTLFQMVTWRFNLRGFFAQQNPTPTANSTCPNQLTFVQCQWGVNSAYAVDLVMGAGNVFIGCQFEENGVAGPAGFGVQLTNSSYQGGPAAAFYGCYFESTNGIADVILVNIATNLTPPITDATYVFSGTSFNRANPASFATNSILTNFGPQSVVGQQILILTGCTFKDYNAYVPSGTRPYINFSGTQTQNKNNFISSGCVYQNALEAPTAVQNSNKCYVEIGKLANQSIPNATPTAWLIDTIATGFSWATSISSNAITIPEPGCYSISTNLVFTGAVSGVSSLSILKNGIAIGYGEATGSGIVAAHCMKTMSAGDVITVSVTQSSGSAATVAGSASANSYIVLTKMIDG
- a CDS encoding Arc family DNA-binding protein, whose translation is MTREDPQMKLRLPHELKEMLADAAIANNRSLNAEVVSRLQESFSGSASIDQYTLDLFAEKVVKALDEREKRRKKV
- a CDS encoding Arc family DNA-binding protein — translated: MSTAAQFPQMKLRLPAALKDWLTAQADMNRRSVNAEVVFRLQNTLMTGADPRAQIENAPLAATGEAL
- a CDS encoding MFS transporter, with the protein product MRHRPFALFWSARVMSSVAFQMMSVAIGWQIYSITHSAFALGLVGLSQFLPMFMLTLVVGHVADRYDRRTIAFVCQAIQGVAALTLCIATWRGVTSQGLIYLIAAVAGSARAFESPSMAALLPNLIPRAQLQYATAWSTSANQTAQILGPAMGGLLYGLGALTVYGAVAVAFIGAAVALSSIKIEQVVRMRTPLTFESLFSGIAFIRRKPVILGALSLDLFAVLLGGATALLPVFARDILHAGPWALGVLRAAPAVGALTGSIYLAHFPLRQRAGTALFGGVIAFGIATIVFGLSRNLYVSLIALAALGASDVISVVVRMSLVQLQTPDDMRGRVGAINSLFIGTSNQLGEFESGMTAGLFGAVPAVLIGGVGTIVVALLWMRLFPGLRATRSLEG